In one window of Miscanthus floridulus cultivar M001 chromosome 12, ASM1932011v1, whole genome shotgun sequence DNA:
- the LOC136498262 gene encoding protein MICRORCHIDIA 4-like isoform X1, whose protein sequence is MTKTSIKRSPECFLLKPFWRVWTAAGSGGRGVIGVLEANFIEPAHDKQDFERTTLLARLEARLVQMQKDYWSGNAHRIGYVAPRSGRNSEAGDGEDSPENTASAQPSPYHSGKGYTQAKDMNNNIKKGGKASTSFGIQQRAEKSARTKQSTKSILHGLSDSDNSDSEFMGTLSRSRSHTVNRHQKLFQNGSTGLTTSQSSGLIERERVRTKSEPLRGPALCGCLGKGVSGKPYPRLCNARRPRLEPGTFRSQADPKATSNGDLHTIDEYESVIKQLRDENLSLKERLSKVEESMLQELVVERDKNKSLTERVEDLQRQLESATKEQEALIDIFSEERNRRDQEEEILRKKLKDASSTIQDLLEQLNAARKGRKFEEIN, encoded by the exons CCTTTCTGGAGAGTGTGGACTGCCGCTGGAAGTGGTGGTCGTGGTGTCATAG GTGTACTTGAGGCAAATTTCATTGAACCAGCTCATGATAAGCAAGACTTCGAGCGGACAACACTTCTAGCAAGACTTGAAGCACGATTAGTTCAAATGCAGAAGGATTACTG GTCTGGGAATGCTCATCGAATAGGATATGTTGCACCACGATCTGGCAGGAACTCTGAGGCAGGAGATGGAG AAGACTCTCCTGAAAACACAGCAAGTGCACAACCATCACCTTATCATTCTGGGAAAGGGTACACACAGGCAAAAGACATGAATAATAATATTAAAAAGGGTGGTAAGGCAAGCACATCATTTGGTATTCAGCAGAGAGCTGAGAAGTCCGCAAGGACTAAACAATCTACCAAGTCAATACTACACGGGCTGTCTGATAGTGATAATAGTGATTCTGAGTTTATGGGCACTCTGTCGAGGTCAAGATCTCACACCGTGAACAGACACCAAAAATTGTTTCAAAATGGCAGTACTGGTTTGACAACATCTCAATCCAGTGGACTAATAGAAAGAGAGAGGGTCAGAACTAAATCCGAGCCATTG AGAGGTCCCGCTTTGTGCGGgtgtctggggaagggtgtcagtggcaagccttaccctcgcctgtgcaatgcgaggagaccgcgactcgaacccgggaccttccggtcacaggcg GACCCAAAAGCAACAAGTAACGGAGATCTGCATACTATCGATGAGTACGAGTCTGTTATCAAGCAGTTAAGGGATGAAAATTTATCACTAAAGGAAAG ATTATCAAAGGTGGAAGAATCGATGTTGCAAGAGCTAGTGGTGGAGCGTGACAAGAATAAGTCTTTGACAGAGAGG GTGGAGGATCTGCAGAGACAACTTGAGTCTGCAACCAAGGAACAAGAAGCGTTGATCGACATCTTCTCAGAAGAGAGGAACCGGCGAGACCAAGAAGAGGAGATCCTGAGGAAGAAGCTGAAG GACGCATCTTCCACCATACAGGACTTGCTGGAGCAACTGAATGCTGCCAGGAAAGGCCGCAAGTTTGAGGAAATAAACTAG
- the LOC136498262 gene encoding uncharacterized protein isoform X4: MTKTSIKRSPECFLLKPFWRVWTAAGSGGRGVIGVLEANFIEPAHDKQDFERTTLLARLEARLVQMQKDYWSGNAHRIGYVAPRSGRNSEAGDGEDSPENTASAQPSPYHSGKGYTQAKDMNNNIKKGGKASTSFGIQQRAEKSARTKQSTKSILHGLSDSDNSDSEFMGTLSRSRSHTVNRHQKLFQNGSTGLTTSQSSGLIERERVRTKSEPLRGPALCGCLGKGVSGKPYPRLCNARRPRLEPGTFRSQADPKATSNGDLHTIDEYESVIKQLRDENLSLKERSSYSSPFEYENVVAGTTKPACLQSKFLG, translated from the exons CCTTTCTGGAGAGTGTGGACTGCCGCTGGAAGTGGTGGTCGTGGTGTCATAG GTGTACTTGAGGCAAATTTCATTGAACCAGCTCATGATAAGCAAGACTTCGAGCGGACAACACTTCTAGCAAGACTTGAAGCACGATTAGTTCAAATGCAGAAGGATTACTG GTCTGGGAATGCTCATCGAATAGGATATGTTGCACCACGATCTGGCAGGAACTCTGAGGCAGGAGATGGAG AAGACTCTCCTGAAAACACAGCAAGTGCACAACCATCACCTTATCATTCTGGGAAAGGGTACACACAGGCAAAAGACATGAATAATAATATTAAAAAGGGTGGTAAGGCAAGCACATCATTTGGTATTCAGCAGAGAGCTGAGAAGTCCGCAAGGACTAAACAATCTACCAAGTCAATACTACACGGGCTGTCTGATAGTGATAATAGTGATTCTGAGTTTATGGGCACTCTGTCGAGGTCAAGATCTCACACCGTGAACAGACACCAAAAATTGTTTCAAAATGGCAGTACTGGTTTGACAACATCTCAATCCAGTGGACTAATAGAAAGAGAGAGGGTCAGAACTAAATCCGAGCCATTG AGAGGTCCCGCTTTGTGCGGgtgtctggggaagggtgtcagtggcaagccttaccctcgcctgtgcaatgcgaggagaccgcgactcgaacccgggaccttccggtcacaggcg GACCCAAAAGCAACAAGTAACGGAGATCTGCATACTATCGATGAGTACGAGTCTGTTATCAAGCAGTTAAGGGATGAAAATTTATCACTAAAGGAAAG GTCTAGCTACTCCAGTCCATTTGAATATGAAAATGTGGTTGCTGGAACTACCAAACCGGCATGCTTGCAGTCAAAGTTCCTGGGTTGA
- the LOC136498262 gene encoding protein MICRORCHIDIA 4-like isoform X3: MTKTSIKRSPECFLLKPFWRVWTAAGSGGRGVIGVLEANFIEPAHDKQDFERTTLLARLEARLVQMQKDYWSGNAHRIGYVAPRSGRNSEAGDGEDSPENTASAQPSPYHSGKGYTQAKDMNNNIKKGGKASTSFGIQQRAEKSARTKQSTKSILHGLSDSDNSDSEFMGTLSRSRSHTVNRHQKLFQNGSTGLTTSQSSGLIERERVRTKSEPLDPKATSNGDLHTIDEYESVIKQLRDENLSLKERLSKVEESMLQELVVERDKNKSLTERVEDLQRQLESATKEQEALIDIFSEERNRRDQEEEILRKKLKDASSTIQDLLEQLNAARKGRKFEEIN; this comes from the exons CCTTTCTGGAGAGTGTGGACTGCCGCTGGAAGTGGTGGTCGTGGTGTCATAG GTGTACTTGAGGCAAATTTCATTGAACCAGCTCATGATAAGCAAGACTTCGAGCGGACAACACTTCTAGCAAGACTTGAAGCACGATTAGTTCAAATGCAGAAGGATTACTG GTCTGGGAATGCTCATCGAATAGGATATGTTGCACCACGATCTGGCAGGAACTCTGAGGCAGGAGATGGAG AAGACTCTCCTGAAAACACAGCAAGTGCACAACCATCACCTTATCATTCTGGGAAAGGGTACACACAGGCAAAAGACATGAATAATAATATTAAAAAGGGTGGTAAGGCAAGCACATCATTTGGTATTCAGCAGAGAGCTGAGAAGTCCGCAAGGACTAAACAATCTACCAAGTCAATACTACACGGGCTGTCTGATAGTGATAATAGTGATTCTGAGTTTATGGGCACTCTGTCGAGGTCAAGATCTCACACCGTGAACAGACACCAAAAATTGTTTCAAAATGGCAGTACTGGTTTGACAACATCTCAATCCAGTGGACTAATAGAAAGAGAGAGGGTCAGAACTAAATCCGAGCCATTG GACCCAAAAGCAACAAGTAACGGAGATCTGCATACTATCGATGAGTACGAGTCTGTTATCAAGCAGTTAAGGGATGAAAATTTATCACTAAAGGAAAG ATTATCAAAGGTGGAAGAATCGATGTTGCAAGAGCTAGTGGTGGAGCGTGACAAGAATAAGTCTTTGACAGAGAGG GTGGAGGATCTGCAGAGACAACTTGAGTCTGCAACCAAGGAACAAGAAGCGTTGATCGACATCTTCTCAGAAGAGAGGAACCGGCGAGACCAAGAAGAGGAGATCCTGAGGAAGAAGCTGAAG GACGCATCTTCCACCATACAGGACTTGCTGGAGCAACTGAATGCTGCCAGGAAAGGCCGCAAGTTTGAGGAAATAAACTAG
- the LOC136498262 gene encoding protein MICRORCHIDIA 4-like isoform X2 gives MTKTSIKRSPECFLLKPFWRVWTAAGSGGRGVIGVLEANFIEPAHDKQDFERTTLLARLEARLVQMQKDYWSGNAHRIGYVAPRSGRNSEAGDGDSPENTASAQPSPYHSGKGYTQAKDMNNNIKKGGKASTSFGIQQRAEKSARTKQSTKSILHGLSDSDNSDSEFMGTLSRSRSHTVNRHQKLFQNGSTGLTTSQSSGLIERERVRTKSEPLRGPALCGCLGKGVSGKPYPRLCNARRPRLEPGTFRSQADPKATSNGDLHTIDEYESVIKQLRDENLSLKERLSKVEESMLQELVVERDKNKSLTERVEDLQRQLESATKEQEALIDIFSEERNRRDQEEEILRKKLKDASSTIQDLLEQLNAARKGRKFEEIN, from the exons CCTTTCTGGAGAGTGTGGACTGCCGCTGGAAGTGGTGGTCGTGGTGTCATAG GTGTACTTGAGGCAAATTTCATTGAACCAGCTCATGATAAGCAAGACTTCGAGCGGACAACACTTCTAGCAAGACTTGAAGCACGATTAGTTCAAATGCAGAAGGATTACTG GTCTGGGAATGCTCATCGAATAGGATATGTTGCACCACGATCTGGCAGGAACTCTGAGGCAGGAGATGGAG ACTCTCCTGAAAACACAGCAAGTGCACAACCATCACCTTATCATTCTGGGAAAGGGTACACACAGGCAAAAGACATGAATAATAATATTAAAAAGGGTGGTAAGGCAAGCACATCATTTGGTATTCAGCAGAGAGCTGAGAAGTCCGCAAGGACTAAACAATCTACCAAGTCAATACTACACGGGCTGTCTGATAGTGATAATAGTGATTCTGAGTTTATGGGCACTCTGTCGAGGTCAAGATCTCACACCGTGAACAGACACCAAAAATTGTTTCAAAATGGCAGTACTGGTTTGACAACATCTCAATCCAGTGGACTAATAGAAAGAGAGAGGGTCAGAACTAAATCCGAGCCATTG AGAGGTCCCGCTTTGTGCGGgtgtctggggaagggtgtcagtggcaagccttaccctcgcctgtgcaatgcgaggagaccgcgactcgaacccgggaccttccggtcacaggcg GACCCAAAAGCAACAAGTAACGGAGATCTGCATACTATCGATGAGTACGAGTCTGTTATCAAGCAGTTAAGGGATGAAAATTTATCACTAAAGGAAAG ATTATCAAAGGTGGAAGAATCGATGTTGCAAGAGCTAGTGGTGGAGCGTGACAAGAATAAGTCTTTGACAGAGAGG GTGGAGGATCTGCAGAGACAACTTGAGTCTGCAACCAAGGAACAAGAAGCGTTGATCGACATCTTCTCAGAAGAGAGGAACCGGCGAGACCAAGAAGAGGAGATCCTGAGGAAGAAGCTGAAG GACGCATCTTCCACCATACAGGACTTGCTGGAGCAACTGAATGCTGCCAGGAAAGGCCGCAAGTTTGAGGAAATAAACTAG